The Campylobacter sp. RM10537 genome has a segment encoding these proteins:
- a CDS encoding ABC transporter substrate-binding protein, with amino-acid sequence MKKILILCFTFIIILQAKERIISLDPASVETLFMLKADDQIIGIASLTHSDIYPKEKTSKIASVGTFTNPSVEKIISLNPTLVILSSYSLNLKQKLDNFGIKTMVLKAQHLNDIKDNIKILAKITQKEKEGDKILKNFENKLKNLEKNPLNKSAIYLYSSNPLMAFSDNSLIADILKLIGIKNLSPKSNIARPIISEEYILKQNPDLLIFGINATEKNLLNNNSLLKNTKAVKKNQIYTYKNTYLLLRLSPKIIDRIEEFKAELEKANSATSS; translated from the coding sequence ATGAAAAAAATACTAATCTTGTGTTTCACATTTATAATAATACTCCAAGCAAAAGAACGTATTATATCTCTTGATCCAGCAAGTGTTGAAACACTTTTTATGTTAAAAGCAGATGATCAAATCATAGGCATTGCCTCTTTGACACATTCAGATATTTATCCAAAAGAAAAAACTTCTAAAATCGCAAGTGTTGGAACATTTACAAATCCATCGGTTGAAAAAATTATTTCTCTTAATCCAACTTTGGTAATTTTAAGCTCCTATTCTCTCAACTTGAAACAAAAGCTTGATAATTTTGGTATCAAAACTATGGTTTTAAAGGCGCAACATCTTAATGATATAAAAGATAATATAAAAATTCTTGCAAAAATAACACAAAAAGAAAAAGAAGGGGATAAAATTTTAAAAAATTTCGAAAATAAATTAAAAAATTTAGAAAAAAATCCTTTAAATAAAAGTGCAATTTATCTTTATTCTAGTAATCCTTTGATGGCTTTTAGCGATAATTCTTTAATTGCTGATATTTTAAAACTTATTGGAATAAAAAATTTAAGTCCAAAAAGCAATATAGCACGTCCGATAATATCAGAAGAATACATACTGAAGCAAAATCCTGATTTGCTTATTTTTGGAATCAATGCAACTGAAAAAAATCTACTAAATAACAACTCTTTATTAAAAAATACTAAAGCAGTTAAAAAAAATCAAATCTATACCTATAAAAATACTTATTTGCTGTTACGCCTAAGTCCTAAAATTATAGATAGAATTGAAGAATTTAAAGCAGAATTAGAAAAAGCTAATTCTGCAACCTCGTCTTAA
- a CDS encoding SPASM domain-containing protein: MKFKKIYIELSDICGLKCDFCPSKKAIRKIMSKENFITLSKQIYNQSKLFTLHLLGDPLLLSDLKSYLEIAKDYNMKLEITTSGFYFDDKNCDLLLNYENIHQINISLMAFLSQSKLPLKQYFKPIINFCKEHIKYKKTSFINFRLWNLDVDFKAPRENFIIYEFLSKEFQKDIDPTLTKNYLARHIILHQNKLFKWPNLSDKSLYLHGKCHALKDQIGILSDGTLVPCCLDAKGDINLGNVFKDGFANLLNSERLIKMKKAFEENKRIEKLCQSCEFFKTRLQN; encoded by the coding sequence ATGAAATTTAAAAAAATTTATATAGAATTAAGTGATATTTGTGGTTTAAAATGTGATTTTTGTCCTTCAAAAAAAGCAATTCGAAAAATAATGTCTAAGGAAAATTTTATCACTTTGTCAAAGCAAATTTACAATCAATCCAAGCTTTTTACCTTGCATCTTTTAGGAGACCCTTTACTTTTATCAGATTTAAAAAGTTATTTAGAAATTGCTAAAGATTATAATATGAAACTTGAAATCACTACAAGTGGTTTTTATTTTGATGATAAAAATTGTGATTTATTACTAAATTATGAAAATATTCATCAAATTAATATTTCCTTGATGGCTTTTTTAAGTCAAAGTAAACTTCCTCTAAAGCAATATTTTAAACCTATTATAAATTTTTGCAAAGAACATATAAAATATAAAAAAACAAGTTTTATTAATTTTAGACTTTGGAATTTGGACGTTGATTTTAAAGCACCTAGGGAAAATTTTATTATTTATGAATTTTTGTCTAAAGAATTTCAAAAAGATATTGATCCTACTTTGACAAAAAATTATTTAGCAAGGCATATTATCCTTCATCAAAATAAACTTTTTAAATGGCCAAATCTTAGTGATAAATCCCTATATCTTCATGGAAAATGTCATGCTTTAAAAGATCAAATTGGAATTTTAAGTGATGGGACTTTAGTTCCTTGTTGCTTAGATGCCAAAGGAGATATTAATTTAGGAAATGTTTTTAAAGACGGTTTTGCAAACCTTTTAAATTCTGAACGTTTAATAAAAATGAAAAAAGCTTTTGAGGAAAACAAACGTATCGAAAAACTTTGTCAAAGTTGTGAATTTTTTAAGACGAGGTTGCAGAATTAG
- the mutY gene encoding A/G-specific adenine glycosylase: MQKQIIEKLQKKLLLWYEEKGRKDLPWRNLQSIHCDDRLRQIDRAYGVYISEIMLQQTQVKSVLEKFYFPFLQKFPTLQSLANANEDDLLKAWQGLGYYNRARNLKKAALECMEKFSGILPKELKKLKSLSGIGAYTAGAIACFAYDQKVAFVDGNIRRVLSRLFALKNASMKELELKAYEILNLNDTFNHNQALLDIGALICLPKNPKCGVCPFYDFCKAKFNPNSYPENKKILYEKLNLFLIFMEYKEQIAIKKSQEKLYKGMYNFPLFKEDEFKKQKNMIFLGEFKHSYTKYKINIQVYHQILKIKTKDYEFKNFKELKHIPLSILSLKALNLIKF; encoded by the coding sequence ATGCAAAAACAAATCATTGAAAAACTCCAAAAGAAATTACTTCTTTGGTATGAGGAAAAAGGGCGCAAAGATTTACCTTGGAGAAATTTACAAAGCATTCATTGTGATGATAGATTAAGACAGATTGATAGGGCTTATGGGGTTTATATTAGTGAAATTATGCTTCAACAAACTCAAGTAAAATCTGTTTTAGAAAAATTTTATTTTCCATTTTTACAAAAATTTCCTACTTTACAAAGTTTGGCTAATGCTAATGAAGATGATCTTTTAAAGGCTTGGCAGGGACTTGGTTATTATAATCGTGCTAGAAATTTAAAAAAAGCAGCTTTAGAATGTATGGAAAAATTTAGCGGTATTTTACCAAAAGAACTTAAGAAATTAAAAAGTTTAAGTGGCATAGGAGCCTATACAGCAGGTGCAATTGCTTGTTTTGCTTATGATCAAAAAGTGGCTTTTGTTGATGGTAATATACGTCGTGTTCTTTCTCGTCTTTTTGCCTTAAAAAATGCAAGCATGAAAGAACTTGAGTTAAAAGCATATGAAATCTTAAATTTAAATGATACTTTTAATCATAACCAAGCTTTACTTGACATAGGTGCTTTAATTTGTTTGCCAAAAAATCCAAAATGTGGAGTTTGTCCTTTTTATGATTTTTGTAAAGCTAAATTTAATCCAAATTCTTATCCAGAAAATAAAAAAATTCTTTATGAAAAGTTAAATTTATTTCTTATTTTTATGGAGTATAAAGAACAAATTGCAATTAAAAAAAGTCAGGAAAAACTTTATAAAGGTATGTATAATTTTCCTTTATTTAAAGAAGATGAATTTAAAAAGCAAAAAAATATGATATTTTTAGGGGAGTTTAAACATAGCTATACTAAATATAAAATCAATATTCAAGTCTATCATCAAATTTTAAAAATCAAAACTAAAGATTATGAATTTAAAAATTTTAAAGAATTAAAACATATTCCGCTATCAATACTTTCTTTAAAAGCTTTAAATTTAATCAAGTTTTGA
- the ribD gene encoding bifunctional diaminohydroxyphosphoribosylaminopyrimidine deaminase/5-amino-6-(5-phosphoribosylamino)uracil reductase RibD, producing MKEFYMQLALNEAWKYQFLTYPNPAVGCVILDKNGKILAIKAHEKAGLAHAELNAIADALKKIRPEILLPKDANALHDFICKNHQNIFKGAIAFVTLEPCSHQGKTPPCAKLFSELGFKKIFISVKDENDIAKGGADFLRNQGIEIEFGILEKEGKDLLKPFLKWQKGQFKLFKLALSMNGSTLGKIVSNKLSRTYAHKIRSIIDLLVIGGNTIRIDKPTLDARLCQGKAPDLCILSHKKLENFDHNIPLFQIPNRKIYTKIPEKAKFLMYEGGENFLKSLKNEIDLFLIFQSSILNNQKNVTISLNLKPLYKNFLGNDTYGIYESE from the coding sequence ATGAAAGAATTTTATATGCAATTAGCCTTAAATGAGGCTTGGAAATATCAATTTTTAACCTATCCCAATCCAGCAGTAGGCTGTGTCATCTTAGACAAAAATGGAAAAATATTAGCTATAAAAGCACATGAAAAAGCGGGTTTAGCACATGCGGAATTAAATGCAATCGCTGATGCTTTAAAAAAAATAAGACCTGAAATTCTTTTACCTAAAGATGCCAATGCTTTGCATGATTTTATTTGCAAAAATCATCAAAATATATTTAAAGGAGCTATAGCTTTTGTTACTTTAGAGCCTTGTTCTCATCAAGGCAAAACTCCTCCTTGCGCAAAGCTTTTTAGCGAACTTGGTTTTAAAAAAATTTTTATCAGCGTTAAAGATGAAAATGATATTGCAAAAGGGGGAGCAGATTTTCTAAGAAATCAAGGTATAGAAATAGAATTTGGTATACTTGAAAAAGAAGGAAAAGATCTCTTAAAACCTTTTTTAAAATGGCAAAAGGGACAATTTAAACTTTTTAAATTAGCCCTTTCTATGAATGGATCAACTTTAGGAAAAATCGTAAGCAATAAATTAAGTAGAACTTATGCTCATAAAATCCGATCAATTATTGATCTTTTAGTCATAGGAGGCAATACCATAAGAATAGATAAGCCAACTTTAGATGCAAGACTTTGTCAAGGAAAAGCGCCTGATCTTTGTATTTTAAGTCATAAAAAATTAGAAAATTTTGATCATAATATTCCTTTATTTCAAATTCCAAATCGTAAAATTTATACCAAAATTCCAGAAAAAGCTAAATTTTTAATGTATGAAGGGGGAGAAAATTTTTTAAAAAGTTTAAAAAATGAAATAGATTTATTTTTAATTTTTCAAAGTTCCATTTTAAATAATCAAAAAAATGTTACAATATCTTTAAATTTAAAACCTCTTTATAAAAATTTTTTAGGAAATGATACTTATGGCATTTATGAATCTGAATAA
- a CDS encoding L-serine ammonia-lyase, translating to MSNLSIFKIGVGPSSSHTLGPMLAGNLFCKKIIKRIDEITKIEVILYGSLSLTGKGHLSDKAVIWGLNGLEAKNLSASIQEEANKNALEKGKINLCGQKELNFNYERDLIFSKDFLPLHENGMQIKAFNEKGELIDEETYYSVGGGFVLTAAELEKRNKNSGQNLSSKNEIELNNAKEVLEFCEKNNWNLAELSYQYELQFHTKEEIRSYCLEIWEVMQEVYYNGIHPTEEYLPGKLNLKRRAKGLHERISMTADPMGIIDFISLYALAVAEENASGARVVTAPTNGACAVVPAVMLYLKNHTVGFNDDEAVNFLLAAMLIGSLYKKNASISGAEAGCQAEIGSASSMAAAAMATVLGANAFKACNAAEVAMEHHLGLTCDPVAGLVQIPCIERNAFGAIKAISAARMAMTRQSTPKVGLDEVIETMYETGKDMNYKYKETSLGGLATNLKTVC from the coding sequence ATGAGTAATTTAAGTATTTTTAAAATAGGAGTAGGTCCTTCATCTTCGCATACTTTAGGACCTATGCTTGCTGGAAATTTATTTTGTAAGAAGATTATTAAAAGAATTGATGAAATAACTAAAATAGAAGTTATTCTTTATGGTTCTTTGTCTTTAACAGGCAAAGGACATTTAAGTGATAAGGCAGTAATTTGGGGTTTAAATGGTTTAGAGGCTAAAAATTTAAGTGCTTCTATACAAGAAGAAGCCAATAAAAACGCCTTAGAAAAAGGTAAAATTAATCTATGTGGACAAAAAGAATTAAATTTTAATTATGAAAGAGATTTAATTTTTTCTAAAGATTTTTTACCTTTGCATGAAAATGGAATGCAAATTAAAGCTTTTAATGAAAAAGGTGAGCTTATCGATGAAGAAACTTATTATTCTGTAGGCGGTGGATTTGTTTTAACTGCTGCAGAATTAGAAAAAAGAAATAAAAATTCAGGTCAAAACTTATCAAGCAAAAATGAAATTGAACTCAATAACGCCAAAGAAGTTCTTGAATTTTGCGAGAAAAATAATTGGAATTTAGCGGAATTATCGTATCAATACGAATTGCAGTTTCACACAAAAGAAGAAATCAGATCTTATTGTCTTGAAATTTGGGAAGTGATGCAAGAAGTTTATTATAATGGAATTCATCCTACTGAGGAGTATTTACCTGGTAAACTCAATTTAAAACGTAGAGCCAAGGGCTTACATGAACGTATATCTATGACAGCTGATCCTATGGGAATTATTGATTTTATCTCATTATATGCTCTTGCAGTTGCAGAAGAAAACGCAAGTGGTGCTAGAGTAGTTACAGCTCCTACAAATGGAGCTTGCGCAGTTGTTCCTGCTGTAATGCTTTATCTTAAAAATCATACTGTAGGTTTTAATGATGATGAAGCGGTAAATTTCTTATTAGCAGCTATGCTAATTGGTTCATTATATAAGAAAAATGCAAGCATTAGTGGGGCTGAAGCTGGATGTCAAGCTGAAATTGGTAGTGCAAGTTCTATGGCTGCTGCTGCAATGGCTACAGTTTTAGGCGCAAATGCTTTTAAGGCTTGCAACGCTGCTGAAGTGGCAATGGAACATCATTTAGGTTTAACTTGCGATCCTGTTGCAGGACTTGTTCAAATTCCTTGTATTGAAAGAAATGCTTTTGGAGCAATTAAAGCTATCAGTGCAGCAAGGATGGCTATGACTCGACAATCAACTCCTAAAGTTGGTCTTGATGAGGTGATAGAAACGATGTATGAAACCGGCAAAGATATGAATTATAAATATAAAGAAACTTCTTTGGGTGGTCTTGCTACAAATTTAAAAACAGTATGTTAA
- a CDS encoding aromatic amino acid transport family protein, translated as MDTSNNKWTSHDIRWVLSLFGTAIGAGVLLLPISAGLGGLIPLLVILVLAFPMTYLAHRNLCRFVLSSSNPKDDITFVAESYFGKGGGFLITVLYFFAILPILLVYSANLTTTLIEFLINQFHFDATTLHGARIWISFLVVGALVLVSIFGEGVVTRAMSFLVFPFIIFLFILSLLLIPQWNAALFTNIDFSVFQTSNFWVTLWLVIPVMVFSFNHSPIISSLACFCKKEYGDNAEFRARRIISSAVVLMVFVVMFFIFSCALTFTPEEFASAKDQNVNILTFIANKFPQVAILTYVGPIVALVAISKSFLGHYLGSQEGLNGILYKASNGKIQGKLAQTLTAIITFIVAWYVAYKNPSVIGIIETIGGPVLAILLFLMPIYCIYRFDILAKFRNKILDIFIAIMGIVAISAVVHNLILEYFVK; from the coding sequence ATGGATACTTCTAATAATAAATGGACCAGCCACGATATAAGGTGGGTGTTATCTCTTTTTGGAACAGCAATTGGTGCAGGTGTCTTGTTGCTGCCTATAAGTGCAGGGCTTGGCGGATTAATTCCCTTGCTAGTAATACTTGTTTTAGCTTTTCCTATGACTTATTTAGCTCATAGAAATTTATGTCGCTTTGTTCTTTCAAGTTCTAATCCAAAAGATGATATTACTTTTGTTGCAGAAAGTTATTTTGGCAAAGGTGGTGGTTTTTTAATTACCGTATTGTATTTTTTTGCTATATTACCTATTTTACTTGTTTATAGTGCAAATCTTACAACTACTTTGATTGAATTTTTAATCAATCAATTTCATTTTGATGCAACAACACTTCATGGAGCTCGTATATGGATAAGCTTTTTAGTAGTAGGTGCTTTAGTTCTTGTTTCAATTTTTGGTGAAGGTGTAGTTACTAGGGCTATGAGTTTTCTTGTTTTCCCTTTCATTATATTTTTATTTATTCTTTCATTGCTTTTAATCCCTCAATGGAATGCAGCTCTTTTTACAAATATAGATTTTTCAGTATTTCAAACAAGTAATTTTTGGGTGACTTTATGGCTTGTGATTCCTGTCATGGTATTTAGTTTTAATCATTCTCCTATTATTTCATCTTTAGCTTGTTTTTGCAAAAAAGAATATGGCGACAATGCAGAATTTCGTGCCAGAAGAATTATTTCTTCAGCTGTAGTTTTAATGGTATTTGTGGTAATGTTTTTTATCTTTTCTTGTGCTTTGACTTTCACTCCTGAAGAATTTGCATCTGCTAAAGATCAAAATGTTAATATTTTAACTTTTATCGCAAATAAATTTCCTCAAGTAGCTATTTTAACTTATGTTGGACCTATTGTTGCTCTTGTTGCGATTAGTAAAAGCTTTTTAGGACATTATTTAGGTTCTCAAGAAGGTTTAAATGGTATTTTATATAAAGCAAGTAATGGAAAAATTCAAGGTAAATTAGCACAAACTTTAACAGCTATTATTACTTTTATTGTTGCTTGGTATGTGGCTTATAAAAATCCAAGTGTTATAGGTATTATTGAAACTATAGGTGGTCCTGTTTTAGCAATATTACTTTTTTTAATGCCGATTTATTGTATCTATCGTTTTGATATTTTGGCAAAGTTCCGCAATAAAATTTTAGATATTTTTATTGCTATCATGGGGATTGTAGCTATTTCAGCTGTTGTACATAATTTAATTTTAGAATATTTTGTAAAGTAG
- a CDS encoding PepSY-like domain-containing protein produces the protein MKIKLGLVALLGATVLLAKDIIVPASTLPKNAQDFIAANFKNAQIALVKKDIDSFDVTLSNGTEIDFMINGEWKEVDGKYQALPNSILPSIMSKISTSSNAQILEVSKEINGYKFELNNYMKVYTDMQGNILGQKMDH, from the coding sequence ATGAAAATAAAATTAGGTTTAGTAGCTTTATTGGGAGCTACAGTACTTTTAGCTAAAGATATTATCGTTCCTGCTAGTACTCTTCCAAAAAATGCACAAGATTTTATTGCCGCAAATTTTAAAAATGCTCAAATTGCTTTAGTTAAAAAAGATATTGATTCTTTTGATGTAACTTTAAGCAATGGAACTGAGATAGATTTTATGATTAATGGAGAATGGAAAGAAGTAGATGGAAAATATCAAGCATTGCCTAATAGTATTTTGCCAAGCATTATGTCTAAAATAAGCACTTCTTCAAACGCACAAATTTTAGAAGTGAGCAAAGAAATAAATGGATATAAATTTGAATTAAATAATTATATGAAAGTATATACAGATATGCAAGGTAATATCTTAGGGCAGAAAATGGATCATTAA
- a CDS encoding DUF4261 domain-containing protein: MQQNHNFTSFVLLGNEEFDFLKLQNLLNNEFDILIPDENFNQDGVIFYHKNMLVTLSLIKNPIPNKEAEYYANFNFMWKDALKETKKHKAHLLIAVLSQSESKLEQAKLFTQVSSVCLQDRNALGFYTGGVVLEPKFYIENANMLKENRLPVYNWVYVSVYPCENGVNAYTYGLRNFNRLEFEVCESKMEEKELFFSLYDIILHILTYDIELKDLDTLKFENGKNISFSKSKGVSVEGDSLKINF; the protein is encoded by the coding sequence ATGCAGCAAAATCATAATTTTACTTCCTTTGTGCTTTTAGGTAATGAAGAGTTTGATTTTTTAAAATTACAAAATTTACTCAATAATGAATTTGATATTTTGATTCCAGATGAGAATTTTAATCAAGATGGAGTTATTTTTTATCATAAAAATATGCTAGTAACTTTAAGCTTGATTAAAAATCCTATACCTAATAAAGAAGCTGAATATTATGCGAATTTTAATTTTATGTGGAAAGACGCTTTAAAAGAAACAAAAAAGCATAAAGCTCATCTTTTAATTGCTGTACTTAGTCAAAGTGAAAGCAAGCTTGAACAAGCTAAGCTTTTTACTCAAGTTTCATCAGTATGCTTGCAAGATAGAAATGCTTTAGGATTTTATACAGGTGGAGTTGTTTTAGAACCTAAATTCTATATCGAAAATGCTAATATGTTAAAAGAAAATCGTTTGCCAGTTTATAATTGGGTTTATGTAAGCGTATATCCTTGTGAGAATGGTGTTAATGCTTATACTTATGGATTAAGAAATTTTAATCGTTTGGAATTTGAAGTTTGCGAAAGTAAAATGGAGGAAAAGGAATTGTTTTTTTCTTTATATGATATTATTTTGCATATTTTAACTTATGATATTGAGTTAAAAGATTTAGATACTTTAAAATTTGAAAATGGCAAAAATATTAGTTTCTCAAAAAGTAAAGGAGTAAGTGTTGAAGGAGATAGCTTAAAAATAAATTTTTAA
- the exbB gene encoding TonB-system energizer ExbB, with translation MEFLRNYIDLIIFLILGIMAFIALWCVIERLLFFRKINFTNYKNQEEFDNAISENLTTIYIIYSNAPYIGLLGTVIGIMVTFYEMGLAGNIDVKSIVIGLSLALKATALGLLVAIPTLIAYNALLRKISLLSSTYRINQND, from the coding sequence ATGGAATTTTTAAGAAACTATATTGATTTAATCATTTTTTTAATTTTAGGAATCATGGCTTTTATAGCACTTTGGTGTGTTATTGAAAGATTATTATTTTTTAGAAAAATTAATTTTACAAATTATAAAAATCAAGAAGAATTTGATAATGCAATTAGTGAAAATTTAACTACCATATATATTATTTATTCTAATGCCCCATATATTGGTCTTTTAGGAACTGTTATTGGTATTATGGTTACTTTTTATGAAATGGGTTTAGCAGGTAATATAGATGTAAAATCTATAGTTATAGGACTTTCTTTAGCTCTTAAAGCTACAGCTTTGGGTCTTTTAGTTGCAATTCCAACTCTTATAGCTTATAATGCTTTATTACGTAAAATTTCTCTTTTAAGTAGTACTTATAGGATAAATCAAAATGATTAA
- the exbD gene encoding TonB system transport protein ExbD encodes MIKLPKNEGLNIVPFIDIMLVLLAIVLSISTFIVQGKIQINLPKSESSTSHNNHEKKLLIAIDGKNIFYLDDKIVNLEQIKDAISQLDQKTIVELKSDRNAKFESFIQIIDLLKNKEHENFQIITEKNK; translated from the coding sequence ATGATTAAATTGCCAAAAAATGAAGGGTTAAATATCGTTCCTTTTATAGATATTATGCTTGTTTTACTTGCTATTGTTCTTAGCATTTCGACCTTTATTGTGCAAGGTAAAATTCAAATTAATCTTCCAAAAAGTGAGAGTTCTACAAGTCATAATAATCATGAAAAAAAACTTCTCATTGCCATTGATGGAAAAAATATTTTTTATTTAGATGATAAAATAGTAAATTTAGAACAAATAAAAGATGCGATATCTCAACTTGATCAAAAAACCATCGTAGAATTAAAAAGCGATAGGAATGCTAAATTTGAAAGTTTTATACAAATTATTGATCTGCTAAAAAACAAAGAGCATGAAAATTTTCAAATCATAACGGAGAAAAATAAGTGA
- a CDS encoding energy transducer TonB: MKNLFLNHKYQAFYLSFVIFLPVFFLIFNSADFFKIKFKNEEIFTLSMKQFAQINPAPMQENKIIEKITPKINKIQPKPIKKDTKKIKKIEQKLNTIESKPTTNQAVTNPSSQITQLIQGKDKHPLLEEIQKAIQKAQNYPRQAQRMGIQGIVKVEFLWKKNKTLAELKIVQSSGYTLLDKNALESIRKASVNFPYYKNDLRIILPIIYSLKG, encoded by the coding sequence GTGAAAAACTTATTTTTAAATCATAAATATCAAGCTTTTTATCTATCTTTTGTGATCTTTTTACCTGTATTTTTTTTAATCTTTAATTCCGCTGATTTTTTTAAGATAAAATTTAAAAATGAAGAAATTTTTACCTTATCAATGAAACAATTTGCTCAAATCAATCCAGCACCCATGCAAGAAAATAAAATTATAGAAAAAATCACACCTAAAATTAATAAAATTCAACCAAAGCCTATAAAAAAAGATACAAAAAAAATCAAAAAAATAGAACAAAAATTAAACACAATTGAGTCAAAACCGACAACAAATCAAGCAGTTACAAATCCTTCATCTCAGATAACTCAACTCATACAAGGCAAAGATAAACATCCATTGCTTGAAGAAATTCAAAAAGCAATTCAAAAAGCCCAAAACTATCCTAGACAAGCTCAAAGAATGGGTATACAAGGAATTGTTAAGGTAGAATTTTTATGGAAAAAAAATAAAACTTTAGCAGAATTAAAGATAGTTCAAAGTTCTGGATACACTCTCTTAGATAAAAATGCTCTAGAAAGCATTCGTAAGGCTTCAGTCAATTTTCCTTACTATAAAAATGATTTAAGAATTATACTCCCTATTATATATAGCTTAAAAGGATAA
- a CDS encoding MnmA/TRMU family protein has protein sequence MKALALFSGGLDSMLAMKLITSQGIEVKALNINIGFGGTSDKSEIMKKRAAMVGADFEMIDVRNSYLQEVLFNPQYGYGKHFNPCIDCHAFMFKTALAMLKEENASFIITGEVLGQRPMSQRSDAMAKVKKLALDEEDLILRPMCAKNLPLTKPEREGWVDREKLEGISGRSRKRQLELAAKFGLEDFESPGGGCLLTLDSFAKKIRDFIEFDKDMQVNDAQLLKYGRHLRLPMGAKMIIGRNELENELLKNLKTSKYEAIELGDLIGAYSLVDEKISEKDLELALKIALTYTKHEAKKSYELKFKNRSYKSLAFEDKKEISPFFIS, from the coding sequence ATGAAAGCATTGGCCCTTTTTAGTGGCGGACTTGATAGTATGCTCGCGATGAAACTTATCACTTCACAAGGTATAGAAGTTAAAGCTCTAAATATCAATATAGGTTTTGGAGGCACAAGTGATAAAAGTGAAATTATGAAAAAAAGAGCTGCAATGGTGGGTGCAGATTTTGAGATGATTGATGTAAGAAATTCTTATTTGCAAGAAGTGCTTTTTAATCCACAATATGGTTATGGCAAACATTTTAATCCTTGCATAGACTGTCATGCTTTTATGTTTAAAACTGCCCTTGCTATGTTAAAAGAAGAAAACGCAAGCTTTATCATTACTGGTGAAGTTTTAGGACAACGTCCAATGAGCCAAAGAAGCGATGCAATGGCAAAAGTTAAAAAACTAGCACTTGATGAAGAGGATCTTATCTTGCGTCCTATGTGTGCGAAAAATTTACCTTTAACAAAACCTGAAAGAGAAGGTTGGGTAGATAGGGAAAAACTTGAAGGCATTAGCGGAAGAAGTCGCAAAAGACAACTCGAACTTGCAGCTAAATTTGGCTTAGAAGATTTTGAAAGCCCAGGTGGTGGATGTTTATTAACTCTTGATAGTTTTGCTAAAAAAATTCGTGACTTTATAGAATTTGATAAAGATATGCAAGTAAATGATGCACAACTTTTAAAATACGGACGTCATTTAAGATTACCTATGGGTGCTAAAATGATTATAGGGCGTAATGAATTAGAAAATGAACTTTTAAAAAATTTAAAAACATCTAAATATGAAGCAATAGAACTTGGAGATTTAATTGGGGCTTATTCTTTAGTAGATGAAAAAATTTCAGAAAAAGACTTAGAACTTGCCTTAAAAATAGCCTTAACCTATACCAAACACGAAGCAAAAAAAAGCTATGAACTTAAATTTAAAAACCGAAGTTATAAAAGTTTAGCCTTTGAAGATAAAAAAGAAATTAGTCCATTTTTTATTTCTTAA